The following is a genomic window from Bubalus bubalis isolate 160015118507 breed Murrah chromosome 6, NDDB_SH_1, whole genome shotgun sequence.
TCATTTGGGGAACAAGGTCTGGGATGAGTAAAGTCAGGGGTTCTCTGAACTTTCTCCCACTCCCAAGGTTAGTTGGGAGTAGTTGATAAAATTCTTGCTGACATGAGTGCAGCTTCAGGAATCCTCAGGAATACTGGTCAGAGGCGTGGCCCATTCCGCATCCGGGGGCAGGAAGGCAGACGGTTCACGGACTGAAACACTTTTGTCTTCATTTGTGAATGTTAGAGCGTTTGTATGAAAGTCTCACAAAGGTGTGAACATTGAACCACACAATTACACACAATAaagaaagaggacttccctggtggctcagagagaaaagaatccgcctgcagtgcgggagacctggctcaggaagatagatcccctggagaagggaatgtcaacccactccagtattcttacctggagaattccatggacagaggagcttggagggctatatgcagtccacgggggttgcaaagagttgcgcacaactgagcgactaacactttcatttttcactttcactagaaaaAGAGTAGGGTTTCCTATATTTCTGGTTCCTTATTTCATCCTTCTGGCCACAGGCCAGATGGTCAGGTGGACGAGgcaggggagagaaggggagaattCCTGGTTAGAGTCGCCTCAGCCTGACCCCTCTCCCTCTcaactctccttccttcctgcatcCTGGCTTTGTCCTTCTGAATCTCACCCTTCCTTTAGAAGAAGTTTCATAGAAGAGACATCTTAGAAGGGTGGTCAGGGACCTTGGCTGCCTAGTGTCAGGGCTGGAAGGaggtgaaatatttataaaacctcTACCTTGAGCAAGGCATTGACCAGGTCATGTGGGCCAGGGGAGATGCAGAGATGGTTGTATATCTTGGGTTTTAAAAAGTGGTCCCCAAGTCTCCATGTCCTATTGTTTGGTTCAGGAAACGCAGTGGCTGCATGTAAGAAACACCATCCTTGCGTCAAGGAATGTCTGGTGTCTGAGGAGAGAAGATCCTAGAAGAGATTGCAGCCATACTAGCTAGTGGGCCCAGCCGACAGCGGCTGAGAGTCTATGGGAGTCAGGGGAGGGGGGTACTGACGGCAAGGGCCAGGGCAACCTCCCCCAGGAGGTGGGGTTTGGGCAGGCTTCAGCTAGGTGGAGAGGGCAGGGTAAAGGGCCCAGGAAGAGGGATGAAGGGAGAGcaggtggcaggggtgggagcTGTGGTGGGCTGGGGAAGCGGACCTCCCTTCCAAAGCGAATCACGGGATGCCCTGATAACGGTGTCCACTGTCCAGAGCCAGGACCAACGGGCAAGGCGGCTGCAACTCATCCTTgggcttgggggtgggagggaaggctCATTTGCCAGGGTTCACTTGGGGGGGCTCCGGGCATGGGTGGTGACTCACAGAGTAGATCCGCCTGCTCCCCTCATATCCTGTTATTCTGTTGGCTGTATCCGCTTGGAATGTGAGTGCCTTTTGTCCTGGGGCGAGGGGGTGACGTGTGTAGCCTCTGGCTGGCTTCGGAGGCTCCATCTCCAGCTGTCTCCAGCTGGGGCAGGACCAGGCCTGGCTCCTCCTTAGGTAATGTGGTGGGGGGGTGGTCCTTAGATCCTGCTGTATATTTCGAGGTGGATATGCGGGAGGTTAGGCTAGCCCGGGGTAGGTGGGGGCCTGCACAAAGCCTGACCTGGTGGATCAGGATATTGTTTAACCAGAGAAGGACAGCCATGGCCTGAGACCCTGAACGTACTGTCCTGGAGCCCAGCTGAAGGATTACGGAGATCCTAGgtctgcctcctgctttgttgCCTGGGGCCAGGTCTCAGGCCACCCAGGGGGTGGGGGACATGGCTCctgtccctccccagcccccgtgGCCCATCCTATGAGTTTCTAGCTGATACTTGTTCCCGGGGCAGGGACCCTGGGTAGGCTGGGTATGGAGAAGGCAGAGGGATGGGTGCTGGCACTCTCTGTCTTCCCACGGAtcctctcttctctctggggCTCTGACAAGCCCagtgcctggggctggggaagggcctGGAAAACCTGCTGAGGCGGTTGAGCTGGAGATCACCTGGATGAGAGGAGACACATAGTTCTCATTCCAGGCCCACCTCCATGTTCAGCCTGGGTTCTTGGgttctcctttccctccctcctcccgaGGTCTGGGGTCTGGCCGGCCAGCATGGGGGGCTGGGGCCCAGGGGGTGGGACCAGCAGGAGGACAGGGGCTGGGAGACCTAGGCAGAGATGTGGCCTGTGagctgccctctcctcccctcatccTGGCGCCCAGGCCCCGTGAGGCGTGAGGCAGTGAGATGGCGGACTCCTACACGGAGCTGGAGAAGGCGGTGGTCGTCCTGGTGGAAAACTTCTACAAATACGTCTCCAAGCACAGCCTGGTCAAGAACAAGATCAGCAAGAGCAGCTTCCGGAAGATGCTTCAGAAAGAGCTCAACCATATGCTGACGGTGAGCTTCCCCTGACCCAGGGGCCTGGCCCTCCTCAGCCCCCAAAGCCCTGTCCCCTCTGGGTGTCCTTCCCGACcgctttctctgtcctttcagAGTCCCGTCCCCCCAAACCAGGGTCTCAGCTCCACGCAGGCCTCTGTCTTCAGCGTGCCCAGGCCTGGGCCAGTGAGGGCTCTGTTCCCATTTTCCGAGGgcagcagcagcccaggcctGGGGTCCTGCCTGGGGCCGCTGTAGAGCTGCCACATCAGCACTGCTGATCCTTGATTCTCCCCCAGGACACGGGGAACCGGAAGGCTGCTGACAAGCTTATCCAGAACCTGGATGCCAACCACGACGGGCGCATCAGCTTTGACGAGTACTGGACCTTGATAGGCGGCATCACTAGCCCTATCGCCAACCTTATCCgtcagcaggagcagcagagcaGCAGCTAGAGGCCCTCCCGCCGTCCCTCCCCCAATGCCCTTCCTAGGCTtcctcctcagcctcctctgcccacccaGGCCCATCCTCTCTGCTCCCTCTAGACCCTCCTCGGACCATAGCTGAACAGGGTGAGGGGAAACGTCAGGGCCCCTTTGTGAGTGTCTCAGTCTGGGGGTGCCTCCCTGTGGGTCTCAGTCCCTGGAGCCAGCGGACCCTGGGGCCCCTCTGTGACAATGCTGTATGGGGACCCAAGAGTTTCCCTACCTGTTCAGTCCGTCTACCCTTCTGACTTCTGATGTTCCTGCCTGATTCCGGGCTTCTCCTGACCTCAGAGGTCAGCTTGCTGCTTCAGGTCTCCGGGGTTCCTGGCAGCATCAGCAAGGACTTCTCTCTcgccctcccctcagcccctctgCTGGGTAGAGGAGACTTCCAGGGATTGTCCTCCAGCTGCCTCTGCATCTGGGAACAGGGTCgagccccctccctcctcttcagCCACTGAAATGGGAAAAAGGCTTGATCTGGAGTTTTCCTCCCCCTCACCCAGTCCCTTTGTCATGTTTATTAAAGCCTTTCCACTCCTTGGAACCTCCTCATGCTTTGGTGATCTTTGCCAGGGGCCCTAAGGCAAGGGAGCAGCAAGGGGGAATCTCATGAGAAACCCCAagggcagaggaagaaagaaggactCTGGGACCCTGCAGGTGCTGTCAGCAATGGGTCAGCAacttcttccctcctccttgaAGGGCCAAGGTCACACGTCCTTACCTCTGGGCCCTCATAGCCCAAACGCAACTCATATTCAACTTCTGGGCACACACTGCATCCCATTTAGTTCTTACTGCAATTCCAGGAGAGAGGGGCCACGACTCTCATGTGAGTCATGAGTAGGACTGAGATATTGAATTCTCATCCATAGATGATTCTAGTACACAGAGAAATTTATGGGATGAGGAAGTGGGGTGCAAAGAAAGAGGGGTGTGGGAGGCAGAGTTAGGCGTTACACCTGATGTGGGGGACAATGACAGCTTCTGTGTTTCTTCCCTGCCATGGAAAGACAGCACATGCCCCCAGGAGAAATAGGGCAGGAGTTCTAGCCTGCAGGGGTCTGGATCAGTGGTTTTCAACTCCAGGAAGTGTACCCCAAGGTTTAAGGTTTTTCAAAAGATGCACGGTCATAAacagttttacagttttattggAATCCTTTACAGATCCTCAACCTTCTAAAAGTGACCTGCATCAGTATGAGCTTGCAGTCAAACTATATGTTTAATATGGTGTCATTTGTCTATTTGttacttggtttcttttttttttttttttgctttttgttacttttttttggtgtcatcagttcagttcagttcagtcgctcagtcgtgtccaactctttgcgaccccatgaatcgcagcacgccaggcctccctgtccattaccaactcccggagttcactcagactcacgtccatcgagtcagtgatgccatccatagtcactccatcatgtctgacttactctttgcgaccccgtggactgcagcacaccagacttccctgtccatcaccaactccctgagcttgctcaaactcacgtccatcaagtcggcaatgccattcaaccatctcatcctctgtcatccccttctcctcctgccttcagtctttcccagcatcagggtcttttccaatgagtcagttttttgcatcaggtggccaaagtatttgatgTCAAGGAATATTTGCTTGTTACAATGTCATGAGGATGTCTCCCTAAgttttcttctatgagttttatagtttcaggtctatGTTTAGGTTcccatttgagttaatttttgtatatggtgtaaggtaAGGGTCCAGATTCATTCCTTTGTATATgaatatcctgctgctgctgctgcgtcggttcagtcgtgtctgactctgtgcgaccccatggactgcagcctaccaggcttctccatccatgggattctctaggcaagaacactggagtgggttgccatttccttctccagtgcatgaaagtggaaagtgaaagtgaagtggttcagtcgtgtctgactcttagtgaccccgtggactgcagcctaccaggctcctccatccatggaatttcctgggcaacagtactggagtggggtgccattgccttctccctatgaatatccagttttcctaatACCATTTAAGAGACTATCACTTTCCCATTGTGTGGTGTTGATATCCTTATTGAAAATCATTCAATCAAATATGTGAGGGTGTAGTTTTGGGCTCTCCATTCTGGCCCATTGGCCTGTATGTCTGTCTTTTTGCCTGTCCATACTGTttggattactgtagctttgtaatgtgTTTTGAAATCAGGATGTGTGAGgcctccagctttattcttctttctcaagattgttttgactactTGGGGTCCTTTgcgattccatatgaattttaggatagtttttttcaatttctgaaaaaaaatgccattgggattttgatagggatttcatttaATCTCTAGGTCACTTTGGATAGTATGAACATTAAACTATATTAagccttccaatccatgaatCTGGGATGTCTTTCcctttatttgtcacttccttaatttctttcagcaatcttTTGTAGTTTTCTGTGTACAAGCCTTTTGCCAAGGACATGATGTGGTAGTTCCTTAAAGCCTAAGGTGTGAGGATGCCATGAAAGATCCTGGAGGCAACTCAGAATAGAGCTCCCTTCACTGTCCCTGGTTTGTGCCTGGAGACCAACACTTTACCCATCAAGAGTTTAGAACAGCAGGTGGGAAATGAGCAGATGTGTGACCCCAGTTAGCGGCTTATTTCTAGAGGGTTCTAAGTGTAACCCTAGAGCACTGGCGATGACGCTGAGCTTCAGTGGAGGTCAGAGAAGCTTACCAACAGTCACTGCTTGAGCTCCAGGGCCTGGAGCCAGAGAGGCCCCAAAGGAACAAAAGCAGCCACTTTGAGGTCAGGCAGCTCAGCTGGAGGCCTCCCTGGGGACTGTTGGGGCCAGCAAAGGGCCAGGCTTTCTCCCTCACCCAGGAGTCAGGGGCCAGATGGTGTGAACAGGGCCTGAGCAGAGCAGGGGGATGGGGCCCAGAAACAGGCTCCTGTGGGGGTCCCACAGTGGAGCTGAGAAGGGTCCCTCTGTCTGGGGTCTCACACTGGCCTGCCCTAGTATCTAAGCTATTGGGACTAAGGGGGTGGGTACCCAATAAATTGTGCCCATCAAACCCATCTGTCTCCAGGCTTGTCATTCTACAAGGCGAGAACCTGGCTTATCTTCCCACATTAGGGTAAGAACCCTAAAACCACCTGGGTCAGCTTTTGTATTTCCTATACATTTTGATTTTCTGTTCCATTTCTATTCCTAGTAAAGtccctttcagaaaacaaagcagtCCTTTCTGTAAGTCCAgtgttaaaagtttaaaaaaacttttctcaTCCAAGGCTCTTGTGGTCCTCCTGGCAGCCCTATGAGACAGGAATCATaatccacattttatagatgaagatatcgaggctcagagaagtgacatGACTTAGTTAAAGACACATTGCTGATCTGACCAGTGGACCTGCCGCTCAGGCCTCTGCTATTCCTAACTCTGTGTGGACTGCCCAAAGGTCAGAGGCTGTGTCTGTGTCTTGGCCCCAGTGATTATGAAGCATTTAAGCCCCTTACAGGCCCTGGGTGGTGGTTGTGGTTGCTTCTGCTGAGGacacattcatttgtttattcatttactcattcagaGGATAGTActttggggtcttccctggtccagttgttaagaatttGAGCTTCCACTGTAAGGAGTATAAGGAGCGTGTGTTCCATCCCggcagtgcggccaaaaaaataaattaaaaaaatgaatatagtatgtgccaggcacagtagATGGTGCagtaaaaagagaaggaaaaatatgtttCCTGATTTTATGGGACTTTCAGTTTAGAGAAGACAACAAATAACCATGCAATCACACAAACAAGTGGATGATTACAAACTGAGGTCAACTGCCAAGGGATCATATTtacagcaaaaaaatttttttttcctacatcagGCCtcttgtgggaccttagttcctggatcagggatcaaacctgggtcatgatagtgaaagcacggagtcctaaacactggaccataGGGAATTCCAAACACTGGACCATAGGGAATTCCAAACACTGGACCATAGGAATTCCAAACACTGGACCATAGGGAATTCCCtatagtatttttaaacaaagaaacctGATTTAGTCTGGGAGTGGGGAGTGTCCTTGTGGAAGTGACTCTTTAGATTTAAAAGATGAGCAAAAGTTATCCAGGCAAGGGGAAGATTGTGAAAGTAAAGTTGAGGGGAAGAAGTGCTACCCAAATAGATCATCATATGCAAAGTTTCTGTGGCAGGAAGCTCCTTTTTACTGAGGGAAAGTGCGTGTGGCTAAAGCCCAATTACAAGATGAGGCTGGAGAGTTCCCTCAGGGGCATGTTAAGGATTGACAGCCACTGAATGGTTTCTTTCAGCaatgtgagcgtgtgtgtgtgtgtgtgtgtgtgtgtgtgtgtgtgtgcgcgcgcgcgcacttGGGTGTGTGATGTGCccagatttgcattttgaaaaatttcacttATTTTGCCACATGGAAAAGATTAAGAGAAGGGGTAAAGTAGGGGCAGGGAGACCAGTGAAGAGATACTTCAACAAATAGTTAACTGTTACTGAGTACTTACTCTATAcgaggtttctctggtggctctctGGTTTTCtccagtgaaggacaaggaagcctggcctgctgcagtccatggggtcacaaagagtcagacacaactggatgactgaacaacgggtgactcagtggttaagaatccatctgcctaatgcaggagatgcgggtttgatccctgggtcagaaagatcccccagagaatgAAATAACACCTAATTCCCctattctttctgggaaatcccgtggacagaggaacctggtgggctgcagtccatagcattgcaaagagttggattagacatgacttagcaactaaacaaacaaacgtACTCTATACAGGCACTGTTCTGAGTGTTTCACACATATTAAATCCCTAATCCCCAGAACCCAATGAAGTAAGTACTTCTGTTATCCCCATTTGAcaggtgaggaaaccgaggcacagagaagttgcaTAACTTACCAGAGATCATACGACTGATAAGCGGTGGGGCCCAGGCAGTCTGATTTGGGAGCTTCGGCTCTCAACTACGACTGTCTCCTGACCTCCGGTAGAGAGAGTGAGCATGCAGGCTCATTTACCCCAATCAGCATGTGCTTGTTTAGTGCTCATTACCTGCCGGGCAGTATTCTATCTCTGGGGAGCTTGGAGTCTAGTCAGGTGGAGATACATGAGCAGCAAGCAAACAAGGAAATCATATGGTGtgtaaagaagaataaaacagagATGAAGAACAGTGAGttgtggggagaggggtggtggggagatgTGAGAAGCAGATGCATTTGTGAGAGATTTAGAGGGTAGAATCATCAGGTCTTGATGGATTGGACATAATGGACCAGGGAGAGGCAGGTGTCCAGGAGACCGGTATTTCTGACTTATGAAACCAGATGGATGGTGGTGCCATTTATTGCCACAGGGAAAACTGCAGGAGGCCTAGATTTGGGGGAGTAGGTGTGTGGATACAGCAAGTTTAGTTTTATGTAGTAATGTCAAAGGAGTCGTTGGATATACATATCAGAGTTCAGAGGAGAGGGCTGGATTGGCAGGTTGAGAAGCAGAAACATATAGACAGAAACCTAAGCTTTGGGCATGGATGAGCTTGCAAGGGGTAGAGAGTGAAATGAGAAGAGAAGAGGTTCTGTCTAAAGAGCATCTGCAATTCTGACACCAATTCCAATTTTAGAGTGTGAGTTTTCCCCCACGTCACCAAGCAGGGTGTCCTAAACTCAGCTCAATTCTGACACTTCCATCTGCCAGGAAATAGCATCAGACCTACAAGTTAGGGGTTCAGTCCTACAAAACgtccccccaaaccctcccagttCAGTTACCAATCGAAAGTCTGCCTATAAGGAGAGGTTTTCACAACCCCTTCTTTCAGTACTAGAGCACAGTTCTCTTCCCCAGATAGTCACGTGGCATCTCCCGCATCTACTTAAGGTCTTTGGTCCAATGTCACTCTTCCAATAGAACCTTCCCGatcactttatttaaaattgaacCTCTCCACAGGCTGGTATACCCTCTTCCCActgcctgctttatttttcctcatgGCACTCATGACCTCTAAAATTCCACgtgcttttactttttcttcattgttcATTGCAAGCACCtcaagggaagatttcattgTCTCACTTGTTCATGGCAGTGTcccccagtgcctagcacataataaGTACTTAATATTTGTtgggttttcccaggtggctcagtggtaaagaacctgcctgcaaatgcaggagatgcaagagactgggttcaatccctgggttgggaagatcccctggagaaggaaatggcaacccactccagtatttttttttttcactttacaatattgtattggttttgctatacatcaacatgaatcctccacgggtgtacacgtgttccccctcctgaacccctcttccacctccctccccataccatccctctgggtcatcccagtgcaccagccccgagcatcctgtaccatgcatcgaacctggactggcgattcatttcacatatgatattatacatgttttaatgccattctcccaaatcatcccacccttaccatctctcacagagtccaaaagagtgttctgtacatctgtgtctcttttgctgtctcgcatacagggttatcgttaccgtcttactaaattccatatacatgtgttattatactatattgatgtttttctttctggcttacttcactctatataataggctccagtttcatccacctcattagaactgattcaaatgtattctttttaatggctgagtaatactccattgtgtatatgtaccacagctttcttatccattcatctgctgatggacatctggattgcttccatgtcccactctccagtattcttgcttgggaaatcccatggacagaggagcctggagggctatagtccatggggtcacaaggagccggatacaactgagcacgcacacacacacagtatttgttgaataagtgaactTCCATGTGGATGACTCACAGTACATGAAACTGACCAAGCCCAACAACAAACTCTTGGTTTTCCCTCGTGATCCGTTTCCTCAACCCCACCTCCCATATTAATGGtgggggagatggtgatggacagggaggcctggcctgctgcgattcatggggtcgcaaagagtcagacacgactgagcaactgaactgaactgaactgaaccatctgcACATGTTCAAGTCAAATCCAGAAGTCTTCCTGAGTTCTTCCTTACATCTTACTCCCCATACCTAATTGATCAACAAGTTcttttatttaaagataaatctcaaaatattcACTTCTTTCTCTCCATAATGCCCTTCCCATCACCTcattaatttttcaattaaaaattaaaaaaaattttcttttggccatgtgacatacagaatcttagttccttgaccagggatcaaacccctgccccatgcaatgaaagcacagagtcttaacccctgaaccaccaccCTTCCCATCATTTCAAagccatcactatctccctgtcACTGCAAGGGCCAGTCTTCTCTGCTTCCCACAAATCCTGCTTCAATTCATTCTTGAAGTAACTGCCAAGGTCATCTTTTCTCCTTCTAAAGAAATGCCCATGACCCATATCCATCAGTAGCAGCAACAAGAACAATAAATTAAGAAGCAAggtacagagaagaaagaaaaattaatcacTATCCCACTGTTCAGAAATGAGCATTAACCATTTGTTGAATACCATTTGGCGCTCTCTCTTATCAGTTCAGATAGCTAGAGAGACTGATAGATTACAGaagaaaaagttataaaaatgggACCACAGTAcatgttatttataataaaagaagatattttaagTTTTGCTTGTAGATAAAAGGGACAAGCAGCAGTGGGAAAATGAACAAATTATTGAATTTcaggtaaattattttttattatgagaaatattaatgtgtaaaagagataaaaaaacaACTCCTCATCACCTACCAGAAGGATGAGGAAAACAGTATATTTATGCTTACTTCCATTTCCCCCCTCCCAATCTACCAATTGCTAAGAGTTAtattagttaattttaaaatgttgacatgtacaatatttatattctgttttgtAACCACGATTTCCAAGGCAAGTTTAGTTTTCGTTCTATGAATTCAGCACTCACAAACAGACCTTTAAGCCTGGCTTCATTTCAGCATCCTTTATTTGAGTAATTATTTGGTTGATTGGATTTCAAAGGGCTCTTGGCTTCTGCATTTCCTGAGTTCTTTCAGCTTGAGACTTGCTGCTTGGCAGGGCATAAAATTCTCAGGTCCTACATTTTTTCTCTCTGTACCCTGTAGACATGGCTCCTCCATTTGCTGCCGATGCGAGTTCCATGGGAAAATCTCAGGC
Proteins encoded in this region:
- the S100A16 gene encoding protein S100-A16, which codes for MADSYTELEKAVVVLVENFYKYVSKHSLVKNKISKSSFRKMLQKELNHMLTDTGNRKAADKLIQNLDANHDGRISFDEYWTLIGGITSPIANLIRQQEQQSSS